A window from Primulina eburnea isolate SZY01 chromosome 2, ASM2296580v1, whole genome shotgun sequence encodes these proteins:
- the LOC140823302 gene encoding VAN3-binding protein-like: protein MYNNSTSKMDLLWTDKGPAAEEVHLPESPRGPMEFLSRSWSASAFQVSKALSPPNPPLTFHKLSIEKNSNVNAHGNGVIPENIAGEEQESGAKLSGNTFSFASSATSQLILDRIMSQSEISPLTSGRLSHSSGPLNGCLTEETDQSPPISPSDEYEDVVKYLRANNTLQPLFTGNRSGYNGGGGGVGSVNTPGGKTVGRWLKERREKKKEETRTRNAQLHAAVAVAGVAAAVAAIAAATAAASSKEKDELMAKTDMAVASAATLVAAQCMEAAENIGADRDHLMSAISSAVNVRSHGDISTLTAAAATALRGVATLKARALKEVWNVASAIPIEKGISLGTGTNSSSNNSGSYCEELVPEENFLAACNQELLARGSELLKRTRTGDLHWKIVSVYIHRSGNVMLKMKSKYVGKTITKKKKNVVVDVCKDIPAWPGRHLFEDGEQRRYFGLKTEGRGVVEFECKNARDYEMWTQGVSRLLSIVSERKRKNQKIAT from the exons ATGTACAACAACAGTACGAGCAAAATGGACTTGCTGTGGACGGACAAGGGCCCGGCGGCCGAAGAAGTCCATCTGCCGGAAAGCCCCAGAGGTCCCATGGAGTTCCTCTCGAGATCCTGGAGCGCCTCCGCTTTCCAAGTTTCTAAAGCATTGTCCCCTCCAAATCCGCCATTGACGTTTCACAAGCTTTCCATTGAGAAAAACAGTAATGTTAATGCACACGGTAACGGTGTCATACCGGAAAACATCGCCGGAGAAGAACAAGAATCCGGCGCCAAGCTCTCAGGAAACACCTTCTCTTTTGCTTCTTCTGCTACCTCTCAGCTCATACTCGACCGCATTATGTCCCAATCT GAAATATCACCGTTGACATCGGGCAGGCTTTCTCATAGCAGCGGACCTTTGAACGGTTGCCTGACGGAAGAAACTGATCAGAGCCCTCCAATATCTCCATCCGACGAGTACGAAGATGTAGTTAAG TACTTACGTGCCAACAACACGCTGCAACCCTTGTTCACGGGCAACCGCAGCGGTTACAacggtggtggtggaggtgtaGGTAGCGTTAACACCCCAGGTGGCAAGACGGTGGGAAGGTGGTTGAAGGAGAGGAGGgagaagaagaaagaagagaCTCGAACCCGAAACGCGCAGCTCCATGCTGCTGTTGCTGTAGCTGGAGTGGCAGCGGCCGTGGCGGCAATAGCAGCAGCGACAGCAGCTGCGTCTTCTAAGGAAAAGGATGAGCTGATGGCGAAAACGGATATGGCGGTGGCTTCAGCCGCCACTCTGGTGGCTGCACAATGTATGGAGGCTGCGGAGAACATCGGAGCTGATCGTGATCACCTTATGTCCGCAATTAGCTCGGCTGTGAATGTCCGGTCACATGGCGATATATCAACCCTCACTGCTGCCGCAGCCACAG CTTTGCGGGGTGTAGCGACATTGAAAGCGAGGGCATTGAAAGAAGTATGGAACGTTGCATCAGCTATACCAATAGAAAAAGGGATCAGTTTAGGCACAGGGACCAACAGCAGCAGCAACAATTCTGGAAGCTACTGTGAGGAACTGGTACCTGAAGAGAATTTTCTGGCTGCTTGTAATCAAGAACTGCTGGCTCGAGGTAGCGAGCTTCTCAAAAGAACTCGTACAG GTGATCTTCATTGGAAGATCGTCTCAGTTTACATACATCGAAGTGGAAAT GTGATGCTGAAGATGAAGAGCAAATATGTAGGAAAGACCATCACCAAAAAGAAGAAGA ATGTGGTTGTAGATGTTTGTAAAGACATACCAGCATGGCCAGGGAGGCATTTGTTTGAGGACGGAGAGCAGAGACGATATTTTGGACTAAAGACGGAAGGACGTGGCGTTGTTGAATTCGAGTGCAAAAATGCAAGAGATTACGAGATGTGGACTCAAGGTGTCTCCCGGCTTCTGTCAATTGTGTCTGAAAGGAAAAGAAAGAATCAAAAAATAGCTACTTGA
- the LOC140823301 gene encoding protein TIFY 4B-like isoform X4, with product MRGKSVLRGDLGLYFIIYFQKSSSPNRAATPGPHQPSDEYSEVTCASAVTSSAAANGRPQFEPNFLPKLKILLTISKFRQMIPESGSVPHEEVAVAKSPLDKPLQQLTEDDIAQVTREDCRRYLKEKGMRRPSWNKSQAIQQVIMLKALLETPADCDADFRKKLRISRPNKLHNNTIASESVPQGACRDADSALALDAAPYRRKDVDKEDASGGFAAADDSSAFTRATVSTKMTVGQMTIFYSGEVNVYEDVPLDKAQEIMHIAASPILFPQERPVEGTVLMQSSPWFSKAVKAKACPDYNVIHLPSMQTVKTSGGSRFLAEESNTPREENPVEESFTRKASVQRYLEKKKDRFKIKRKAGIVSCSSLDIYFNHQMGNQITNEPLSGSDICSPPQIMPPSTPKRSSSVDNDFIQNIYTYSEGGNQRNQIDQ from the exons ATGAGGGGCAAGAGTGTATTACGTGGCGACCTGGGgttgtattttattatttattttcaaaaatcgtcCTCACCCAACAGAGCAGCGACGCCGGGGCCCCACCAACCATCAGACGAATACTCAGAAGTAACCTGCGCTAGCGCCGTAACTTCCTCGGCTGCAGCCAATGGAAGACCCCAGTTTGAACCAAATTTCCTCCCAAAGCTAAAGATCTTGCTTACGATCTCGAAATTCCGGCAGATGATACCGGAGTCTGGCTCCGTCCCGCACGAGGAAGTTGCTGTAGCAAAGTCTCCTCTCGACAAGCCGCTTCAGCAGCTCACCGAAGATGACATCGCTCAGGTCACTCGTGAGGACTGCCGCCGGTACCTGAAGGAGAAAG GGATGAGGAGACCGTCGTGGAACAAGTCACAGGCAATTCAGCAGGTGATAATGCTGAAGGCTCTGCTGGAAACGCCGGCGGATTGCGATGCTGATTTTCGCAAGAAGCTCCGTATTTCCCGCCCTAATAAGCTTCATAATAACACGATTGCTTCTGAAAGT GTTCCCCAAGGGGCATGCCGTGATGCAGATTCCGCATTGGCGCTGGATGCCGCACCATACCGTAGAAAGGATGTGGATAAAGAAGATGCTTCCGGTGGTTTTGCTGCCGCCGATGATAGCTCTGCTTTCACCAG AGCCACAGTTTCAACAAAGATGACAGTAGGACAGATGACAATATTTTATTCTGGTGAAGTGAATGTGTATGAAGATGTGCCGTTAGATAAG GCACAAGAAATAATGCATATCGCTGCAAGCCCGATACTTTTTCCACAAGAACGTCCAGTTGAGGGCACTGTTTTGATGCAGTCTTCACCATGGTTTTCAAAAGCTGTCAAGGCCAAAGCTTGTCCTGATTATAATGTTATTCACTTGCCGTCTATGCAAACAG TGAAAACAAGTGGTGGTTCTCGATTTCTCGCTGAAGAAAGTAACACGCCTCGTGAAGAGAACCCTG TGGAAGAGTCATTCACCCGAAAGGCGTCTGTGCAAAGGTATCTCGAGAAGAAAAAAGACAG GTTTAAAATCAAGAGGAAGGCAGGAATAGTATCATGCTCAAGCCTGGACATATACTTTAACCATCAAATGGGTAATCAGATTACAAATGAGCCCTTGAGTGGAAGCGACATATGCTCACCGCCCCAAATCATGCCACCTTCTACCCCAAAACGCAGCAGTTCAGTTGATAACGATTTCATACAGAATATTTATACTTATTCTG AGGGAGGAAACCAAAGAAACCAGATAGATCAATGA
- the LOC140823301 gene encoding protein TIFY 4B-like isoform X3, whose product MRGKSVLRGDLGLYFIIYFQKSSSPNRAATPGPHQPSDEYSEVTCASAVTSSAAANGRPQFEPNFLPKLKILLTISKFRQMIPESGSVPHEEVAVAKSPLDKPLQQLTEDDIAQVTREDCRRYLKEKGMRRPSWNKSQAIQQVIMLKALLETPADCDADFRKKLRISRPNKLHNNTIASESVPQGACRDADSALALDAAPYRRKDVDKEDASGGFAAADDSSAFTRATVSTKMTVGQMTIFYSGEVNVYEDVPLDKAQEIMHIAASPILFPQERPVEGTVLMQSSPWFSKAVKAKACPDYNVIHLPSMQTVKTSGGSRFLAEESNTPREENPVEESFTRKASVQRYLEKKKDRFKIKRKAGIVSCSSLDIYFNHQMGNQITNEPLSGSDICSPPQIMPPSTPKRSSSVDNDFIQNIYTYSGTKNSKWTSLD is encoded by the exons ATGAGGGGCAAGAGTGTATTACGTGGCGACCTGGGgttgtattttattatttattttcaaaaatcgtcCTCACCCAACAGAGCAGCGACGCCGGGGCCCCACCAACCATCAGACGAATACTCAGAAGTAACCTGCGCTAGCGCCGTAACTTCCTCGGCTGCAGCCAATGGAAGACCCCAGTTTGAACCAAATTTCCTCCCAAAGCTAAAGATCTTGCTTACGATCTCGAAATTCCGGCAGATGATACCGGAGTCTGGCTCCGTCCCGCACGAGGAAGTTGCTGTAGCAAAGTCTCCTCTCGACAAGCCGCTTCAGCAGCTCACCGAAGATGACATCGCTCAGGTCACTCGTGAGGACTGCCGCCGGTACCTGAAGGAGAAAG GGATGAGGAGACCGTCGTGGAACAAGTCACAGGCAATTCAGCAGGTGATAATGCTGAAGGCTCTGCTGGAAACGCCGGCGGATTGCGATGCTGATTTTCGCAAGAAGCTCCGTATTTCCCGCCCTAATAAGCTTCATAATAACACGATTGCTTCTGAAAGT GTTCCCCAAGGGGCATGCCGTGATGCAGATTCCGCATTGGCGCTGGATGCCGCACCATACCGTAGAAAGGATGTGGATAAAGAAGATGCTTCCGGTGGTTTTGCTGCCGCCGATGATAGCTCTGCTTTCACCAG AGCCACAGTTTCAACAAAGATGACAGTAGGACAGATGACAATATTTTATTCTGGTGAAGTGAATGTGTATGAAGATGTGCCGTTAGATAAG GCACAAGAAATAATGCATATCGCTGCAAGCCCGATACTTTTTCCACAAGAACGTCCAGTTGAGGGCACTGTTTTGATGCAGTCTTCACCATGGTTTTCAAAAGCTGTCAAGGCCAAAGCTTGTCCTGATTATAATGTTATTCACTTGCCGTCTATGCAAACAG TGAAAACAAGTGGTGGTTCTCGATTTCTCGCTGAAGAAAGTAACACGCCTCGTGAAGAGAACCCTG TGGAAGAGTCATTCACCCGAAAGGCGTCTGTGCAAAGGTATCTCGAGAAGAAAAAAGACAG GTTTAAAATCAAGAGGAAGGCAGGAATAGTATCATGCTCAAGCCTGGACATATACTTTAACCATCAAATGGGTAATCAGATTACAAATGAGCCCTTGAGTGGAAGCGACATATGCTCACCGCCCCAAATCATGCCACCTTCTACCCCAAAACGCAGCAGTTCAGTTGATAACGATTTCATACAGAATATTTATACTTATTCTG GTACCAAGAACTCGAAATGGACTAGTTTGGACTGA
- the LOC140823301 gene encoding protein TIFY 4B-like isoform X2 has protein sequence MRGKSVLRGDLGLYFIIYFQKSSSPNRAATPGPHQPSDEYSEVTCASAVTSSAAANGRPQFEPNFLPKLKILLTISKFRQMIPESGSVPHEEVAVAKSPLDKPLQQLTEDDIAQVTREDCRRYLKEKGMRRPSWNKSQAIQQVIMLKALLETPADCDADFRKKLRISRPNKLHNNTIASESVPQGACRDADSALALDAAPYRRKDVDKEDASGGFAAADDSSAFTRATVSTKMTVGQMTIFYSGEVNVYEDVPLDKAQEIMHIAASPILFPQERPVEGTVLMQSSPWFSKAVKAKACPDYNVIHLPSMQTVKTSGGSRFLAEESNTPREENPVEESFTRKASVQRYLEKKKDRFKIKRKAGIVSCSSLDIYFNHQMGNQITNEPLSGSDICSPPQIMPPSTPKRSSSVDNDFIQNIYTYSGTKNSNWTSLD, from the exons ATGAGGGGCAAGAGTGTATTACGTGGCGACCTGGGgttgtattttattatttattttcaaaaatcgtcCTCACCCAACAGAGCAGCGACGCCGGGGCCCCACCAACCATCAGACGAATACTCAGAAGTAACCTGCGCTAGCGCCGTAACTTCCTCGGCTGCAGCCAATGGAAGACCCCAGTTTGAACCAAATTTCCTCCCAAAGCTAAAGATCTTGCTTACGATCTCGAAATTCCGGCAGATGATACCGGAGTCTGGCTCCGTCCCGCACGAGGAAGTTGCTGTAGCAAAGTCTCCTCTCGACAAGCCGCTTCAGCAGCTCACCGAAGATGACATCGCTCAGGTCACTCGTGAGGACTGCCGCCGGTACCTGAAGGAGAAAG GGATGAGGAGACCGTCGTGGAACAAGTCACAGGCAATTCAGCAGGTGATAATGCTGAAGGCTCTGCTGGAAACGCCGGCGGATTGCGATGCTGATTTTCGCAAGAAGCTCCGTATTTCCCGCCCTAATAAGCTTCATAATAACACGATTGCTTCTGAAAGT GTTCCCCAAGGGGCATGCCGTGATGCAGATTCCGCATTGGCGCTGGATGCCGCACCATACCGTAGAAAGGATGTGGATAAAGAAGATGCTTCCGGTGGTTTTGCTGCCGCCGATGATAGCTCTGCTTTCACCAG AGCCACAGTTTCAACAAAGATGACAGTAGGACAGATGACAATATTTTATTCTGGTGAAGTGAATGTGTATGAAGATGTGCCGTTAGATAAG GCACAAGAAATAATGCATATCGCTGCAAGCCCGATACTTTTTCCACAAGAACGTCCAGTTGAGGGCACTGTTTTGATGCAGTCTTCACCATGGTTTTCAAAAGCTGTCAAGGCCAAAGCTTGTCCTGATTATAATGTTATTCACTTGCCGTCTATGCAAACAG TGAAAACAAGTGGTGGTTCTCGATTTCTCGCTGAAGAAAGTAACACGCCTCGTGAAGAGAACCCTG TGGAAGAGTCATTCACCCGAAAGGCGTCTGTGCAAAGGTATCTCGAGAAGAAAAAAGACAG GTTTAAAATCAAGAGGAAGGCAGGAATAGTATCATGCTCAAGCCTGGACATATACTTTAACCATCAAATGGGTAATCAGATTACAAATGAGCCCTTGAGTGGAAGCGACATATGCTCACCGCCCCAAATCATGCCACCTTCTACCCCAAAACGCAGCAGTTCAGTTGATAACGATTTCATACAGAATATTTATACTTATTCTG GTACCAAGAACTCGAACTGGACTAGTTTGGACTGA
- the LOC140823301 gene encoding protein TIFY 4B-like isoform X1, with translation MRGKSVLRGDLGLYFIIYFQKSSSPNRAATPGPHQPSDEYSEVTCASAVTSSAAANGRPQFEPNFLPKLKILLTISKFRQMIPESGSVPHEEVAVAKSPLDKPLQQLTEDDIAQVTREDCRRYLKEKGMRRPSWNKSQAIQQVIMLKALLETPADCDADFRKKLRISRPNKLHNNTIASESVPQGACRDADSALALDAAPYRRKDVDKEDASGGFAAADDSSAFTRATVSTKMTVGQMTIFYSGEVNVYEDVPLDKAQEIMHIAASPILFPQERPVEGTVLMQSSPWFSKAVKAKACPDYNVIHLPSMQTVKTSGGSRFLAEESNTPREENPVEESFTRKASVQRYLEKKKDRFKIKRKAGIVSCSSLDIYFNHQMGNQITNEPLSGSDICSPPQIMPPSTPKRSSSVDNDFIQNIYTYSVHWKREETKETR, from the exons ATGAGGGGCAAGAGTGTATTACGTGGCGACCTGGGgttgtattttattatttattttcaaaaatcgtcCTCACCCAACAGAGCAGCGACGCCGGGGCCCCACCAACCATCAGACGAATACTCAGAAGTAACCTGCGCTAGCGCCGTAACTTCCTCGGCTGCAGCCAATGGAAGACCCCAGTTTGAACCAAATTTCCTCCCAAAGCTAAAGATCTTGCTTACGATCTCGAAATTCCGGCAGATGATACCGGAGTCTGGCTCCGTCCCGCACGAGGAAGTTGCTGTAGCAAAGTCTCCTCTCGACAAGCCGCTTCAGCAGCTCACCGAAGATGACATCGCTCAGGTCACTCGTGAGGACTGCCGCCGGTACCTGAAGGAGAAAG GGATGAGGAGACCGTCGTGGAACAAGTCACAGGCAATTCAGCAGGTGATAATGCTGAAGGCTCTGCTGGAAACGCCGGCGGATTGCGATGCTGATTTTCGCAAGAAGCTCCGTATTTCCCGCCCTAATAAGCTTCATAATAACACGATTGCTTCTGAAAGT GTTCCCCAAGGGGCATGCCGTGATGCAGATTCCGCATTGGCGCTGGATGCCGCACCATACCGTAGAAAGGATGTGGATAAAGAAGATGCTTCCGGTGGTTTTGCTGCCGCCGATGATAGCTCTGCTTTCACCAG AGCCACAGTTTCAACAAAGATGACAGTAGGACAGATGACAATATTTTATTCTGGTGAAGTGAATGTGTATGAAGATGTGCCGTTAGATAAG GCACAAGAAATAATGCATATCGCTGCAAGCCCGATACTTTTTCCACAAGAACGTCCAGTTGAGGGCACTGTTTTGATGCAGTCTTCACCATGGTTTTCAAAAGCTGTCAAGGCCAAAGCTTGTCCTGATTATAATGTTATTCACTTGCCGTCTATGCAAACAG TGAAAACAAGTGGTGGTTCTCGATTTCTCGCTGAAGAAAGTAACACGCCTCGTGAAGAGAACCCTG TGGAAGAGTCATTCACCCGAAAGGCGTCTGTGCAAAGGTATCTCGAGAAGAAAAAAGACAG GTTTAAAATCAAGAGGAAGGCAGGAATAGTATCATGCTCAAGCCTGGACATATACTTTAACCATCAAATGGGTAATCAGATTACAAATGAGCCCTTGAGTGGAAGCGACATATGCTCACCGCCCCAAATCATGCCACCTTCTACCCCAAAACGCAGCAGTTCAGTTGATAACGATTTCATACAGAATATTTATACTTATTCTG TACACTGGAAGAGGGAGGAAACCAAAGAAACCAGATAG